A genomic stretch from Solanum stenotomum isolate F172 chromosome 8, ASM1918654v1, whole genome shotgun sequence includes:
- the LOC125874240 gene encoding WRKY transcription factor 72B: protein MENKNKAEYYSPDDEYRDIDDQENIVHQFGKGDDKSKPSSPHHKDYMNIDNIEGGAVNVMVKRERSPPEHNSMASSSTHKEQEDQLASAKVEMREVMEENERLRMHLDRMMKEYSNLQNQFHDIVKKETDQKSSSTVNTSTHHDHESDQEADQLVSLSLGRTTSDMKKDELKKDKVHDDEGGVIIINNKRLDLGLDCKFETTPTECSPVNYSPENSLDDQANKDENGETSNKNPKMMRNNGDGDDVSQQNPTKRARVSVRVRCDTPTMNDGCQWRKYGQKIAKGNPCPRAYYRCTVAPNCPVRKQVQRCAEDMSILITTYEGTHSHTLPLSATAMASTTSAAANMLLSGSSSSSDPNPQVTATTTTTPTSTTSANINGLNFYLSDTSKHNKSPYYFPNSSISTSTPNSLPTITLDLTSTSSSSSSSLSHLNRMSHNFPTRYNYNNNNSSTNLNFSSVLESNSLPISWTNNYPNQAYNKNNQTFGSLTFSSRSSQDNIFQSYLQKNTTQSSLPPETIAAATKAITSDPNFHSALAAALTSIIGNSGIEHKSSHVTEPFPILSSLPSSSNPNKCSSSFLNKPTSSASANNNNNNNNSNSTQQPGNNSMVFFGQSSSSLPFSTSNKGKSTSPSDSKFD from the exons ATGGAGAACAAGAACAAAGCTGAATATTATAGTCCTGATGATGAATATCGCGATATCGATGATCAAGAAAATATTGTCCATCAG TTTGGAAAGGGAGATGATAAGTCAAAGCCATCCTCCCCTCACCACAAGGATTACATGAACATTGACAATATAGAG GGAGGTGCTGTTAATGTTATGGTAAAGAGAGAAAGATCCCCACCAGAACACAACTCAATGGCTTCTTCATCTACTCACAAAGAACAG GAGGATCAGCTTGCATCAGCCAAAGTTGAAATGCGAGAAGTAATGGAAGAAAATGAGAGGCTTCGAATGCACTTAGATCGAATGATGAAGGAATATAGTAATCTCCAGAATCAATTCCACGATATCGTTAAAAAAGAAACTGATCAAAAATCAAGCAGCACTGTCAACACTAGTACTCATCATGATCATGAATCTGATCAAGAAGCTGATCAACTTGTGTCCCTCAGCTTAGGAAGAACAACTAGCGATATGAAAAAAGACGAGTTAAAGAAAGACAAAGTTCATGACGATGAAGGAggagttattattattaataataaaaggcTTGATTTAGGATTGGATTGCAAGTTTGAAACAACTCCAACAGAATGTTCACCAGTGAATTATAGTCCGGAGAATAGCTTAGACGATCAAGCTAATAAGGATGAAAATGGAGAGACGTCGAATAAAAATCCCAAGATGATGAGAAATAATGGAGATGGAGATGATGTTTCGCAACAAAACCCTACTAAAAGAGCTAGGGTTTCTGTTAGAGTCAGATGTGATACCCCTACG ATGAATGATGGATGCCAATGGAGAAAATATGGTCAAAAAATTGCAAAAGGAAATCCATGCCCTCGAGCTTACTATCGTTGCACCGTAGCACCAAATTGCCCAGTTAGAAAGCAG GTTCAAAGATGTGCCGAAGACATGTCAATATTGATCACAACATATGAAGGAACACACAGCCATACTCTTCCTCTTTCAGCCACCGCAATGGCTTCAACCACCTCAGCGGCCGCTAACATGCTGTTATCCGGTTCGTCTAGCTCATCAGACCCAAACCCACAAGTAACtgccaccaccaccaccacccctACTTCCACTACTTCTGCCAATATCAACGGACTCAACTTCTATCTCTCTGATACCTCAAAACATAACAAGTCACCATATTACTTTCCTAAttcatccatctcaacatccacaCCTAACTCCCTCCCTACAATTACACTCGATTTGACCTCCACTTCGTCCTCGTCCTCCTCCTCCTTATCTCATCTAAACAGAATGAGTCACAATTTTCCAACTAGATATaattacaataacaataattCCTCCACAAACCTCAATTTTAGCTCAGTACTTGAATCCAATTCCCTTCCCATTTCTTGGACCAATAATTATCCAAATCAAGcctataacaaaaataaccaaacttTTGGTTCTCTTACATTTTCATCAAGATCAAGTCAAGATAACATTTTCCAAtcatatttacaaaaaaatactaCACAATCTTCTTTACCACCAGAGACAATTGCAGCCGCAACCAAAGCAATAACATCAGACCCAAATTTTCACTCTGCATTAGCTGCAGCTCTTACATCAATCATTGGAAATTCTGGAATTGAACATAAATCTAGCCATGTTACGGAGCCATTTCCAATTTTGTCCAGTCTCCCATCAAGCTCAAATCCGAACAAATGTTCGTCAAGTTTTTTAAATAAGCCAACCTCTTCTGCTTCCgcgaataataataataataataataatagtaatagtacaCAGCAGCCTGGAAATAATAGCATGGTGTTTTTCGggcaatcttcttcttcattgccATTTTCGACGTCTAATAAGGGTAAATCTACCTCTCCTAGTGATAGTAAGTTcgattga
- the LOC125872226 gene encoding ubiquitin-conjugating enzyme E2 2, which yields MSTPARKRLMRDFKRLQQDPPAGISGAPQDNNIMLWNAVIFGPDDTPWDGGTFKLTLQFSEDYPNKPPTVRFVSRMFHPNIYADGSICLDILQNQWSPIYDVAAILTSIQSLLCDPNPNSPANSEAARMFSENKREYNRRVREIVEQSWTAD from the exons ATGTCGACTCCAGCTAGAAAGAGGTTGATGAGGGATTTCAAGAGGTTGCAGCAGGACCCTCCTGCTGGTATTAGTGGTGCACCTCAAGACAACAACATTATGCTTTGGAATGCCGTGATATTTGG TCCTGATGACACTCCTTGGGATGGTG GTACGTTCAAGTTGACTCTTCAATTCTCTGAGGATTACCCCAATAAGCCACCCACCGTGCGGTTTGTTTCTCGAATGTTTCATCCTAATA TTTATGCGGATGGAAGTATATGTTTGGATATTCTTCAGAATCAATGGAGTCCAATTTATGATGTTGCTGCTATACTTACATCCATTCAG TCATTGCTGTGTGATCCAAACCCCAACTCACCTGCAAACTCGGAAGCAGCTCGGATGTTCAGTGAGAATAAAAGGGAGTACAATCGCAGAGTGAGAGAAATTGTGGAGCAGAGCTGGACTGCTGACTGA